AGTActgattattttaatcattagGTCATTTTCGTTTCAACCATTGTCTTGTGTTCCTACACACAGTGtagttttgaaattttgacttcctggtttgtccctgtagttttcattgtattatttactaAACGTAATTGTTCAAGAAATATACTGTTATGAATGAAAAGGAACTTTGTATCGTATTGTATAAATAGTTATGCACGCTGtcataacaaacataagtgAACATTATCTTAAGCACATATAAGTAAAAACTGATCTTATGATTGCAGTTGATTATATAAATTTGGCGATCCAACATGGTTGCACAAGCTACAGTTGGAACATAAGCATGGACCTGGCATTGCTGCAGCAGAAGTTTCCAAATATAACGGAGTCAGATGTTTTTCTTGGTGGAAGTTCTTGCAAAGGTGTCATAAATGGAACATTGCTCGAGTTTGAGTATGACTTTACACAATGTCACACTTCTAAACAGGTAATTTTATTCCATACACAATGTCAAACAAACGAACAGCTGTTGTATTCCATACACAATGTCATACATACgaacaaacacttttttatttcataaacaatgaaatatatacagaCATGTATATCATTTCATACACAATACCATACATACAAACAGCTTTTTATTCGATACACAATGTCgcatatacaaacacattttcttatTCCATACACAATGTTATATGCAccaacatgtattttatttgatgcattcgtttaaacagttatttttatttgatacacAATGTAATACGACCAAACATACACgttgttattaattatttaaaaagtcatACAAAAAAGCTAATTGTGAGATTCGACTTACGAAAGAAGGTTTAGAGAAAAAGTGTTTTCACTTTATTGTTTTTCCTTCTTGTAAACACTTCTTGGAAAAAGTCATCCATAGGACCTTTACATGGCGTGTTGTGTATATGGCACTGAAAATAATCGCttcaaatatttgcattttcagaaACATGATGAtttctttgtttacaataacaGACTTGTATACGCCAAGTTTGACGAAGACAATGCAATGATCATTCGCCAACATATTTGGGAGTATGAAGTAGAATGTGATTTGGTAACAAGCGGCCAATCTTCCTCCCATATTCACCATGGCGTACATCATGATCATGCCATAACagttcaaaacaatatcaatttagCCTTTTACAGTGATGCTAACTTTGCCGATCAGATAAAAGGCAATCCCGTGGAAGTTCACACTGGTGATAATGTTTACGTCAAAGTATTTACGACGATTGCTGATTGGTCAATGAAATTGAGGCTACACTCGTGCTTCACAAGACAAACTAGCTCAGGAGCCgcaacaaattattttcttattaaggATGGGTAAGAATAGCAAATCGAAATGATGTTTACCTCttattttctcccacctcagataagtagatccattcatttaaccatgctagaaattcttatcttgcccacgggcgaagataaaatgcccggatggaacttcttttaatggtcaccacagtgtaattacctcccttgttgaagactgtcgtctgtagcgcatcatggaaaccttgtcttgtggcaatatttagaacgctagttaattatttcttgcatcaaatgtcaccagaaaacagttttcacgcacctttcaagaaataatgcttcactcttcttagaactatttaaagaaggATCAGACCATTTaaatactctgaatcactgcgctaATATCCGTGACAAcgacgaattatcgcatatccgtacgcaattattttcactaagcacaaacgagttccagcaaaaaaatacatttttacttaattttgattaactgagatgggagaaaaagcatctaccatagccgctcgtgtaagataggttcatcccgaccctcgcgcagggtgttttgcggaaacgaggtttaccctacgctcgggtcggaatgaacctatcttacactctcggccatggaagatacttataatctcgtcggaatattaaatttataataattgcaatgtttttgttaaattcgTACGCCATATAACGTTAGTAACCTCTTGATTATTCATATTGATGTCTTTGTGTTACAGCCTTGTGTTTAAATCTTAAAGATACCCGTCGAAATTTAAGTCTGAAAAATACTTCTGCAAACCAAAGTGCATATATTATGAAGTGTGATATGTATTtgtaagtttaaatatatttaaatatgatttaacatttttttttataatagacGTGTGTTGTGTGAATTGGTAGAGCgtgttatatatgtttgttttgtgttttggttAAATGGCcctttgtttatgtttcatcaTCAATTATTTTAGGTGTGAGGTCGACAAGTATACACACATCATGTCGCAGTCAACGCACGAGACCACGTTCATGTTTCAAGACTTTGAGTACTCTTCCGATCTAGAGGGTCTGGACGTGTTTTGCAATGCAACCCTTTGCGATACGTCTGATTTCACGCCACGTTGTATGCAGTCTTGTAACAGGCTATTCCAGCGGCCAAATGTAGTCGGATAGCATACCATTTTGACACATTAATTGTTATATTAGCATTGctaaagtaaaatatttcaagactGATATTATATCAAGGAAGTGGCTAAAATCATTTGCTTTCAACATTTTCTACGAATCATAAATATATCTTGCTGTTTACAGACATTCagtatttgtataataatatactaTTTATGTCAATACATTACTTTCTTGTCCATTTCTTCACAATTCCATTAGATGAATACATTCATTTTATCACAAATGACTTTATATTTACCATAGTATGCTGCTAAGGGCTACAACTCTTGTATGCCGTTGAATAAACGATGACACTGTATGATTTACCTTTATGAAATTTAACCTttagacatttttatttttataaaagaaaaatgatttgtttcttTTCGATCAATCGTACTATACAATCCTCAAATAGACGCCAGTTCGAATTGGAAAACGGATAATGGCTTTCAGCAAAATCGTCTacatacatttttctttaattaatacCTTCTTGCAGCTATTTGTTGACAGATTGTTAAACCGATAACCTAAGTAACTGAATGTGATCcttattaaatgtatatgtgaaatatataaaatgaggCAAATATACAGTTTTCCCAATCGTGAATGATTTGGCGATGTTGCCAAGACTGTTCTTTTTTTGCAACTGAGCCTTGCTTAGAATATGCATATGATACGGTTTATTGAAAACATGACCATTCGAAATGCTTACGTAGAAGTTATATGTCTGTAAAATATTTAGTACttcttgttatcaataaatacggagacaaaaaatatatagcGTTTTAGTCCCGTACCCGTATCATACAATGACCCTTGGCTAGAGGAACCGTTTTACCTTAACCTTTATGTCTTTGCTCAACTGTTAATCGTGTTTGCTTACTTTACAAATAGTAGTTTAAGCAGAAATGTTGGACTCTTGTTCAATTCTTTTGTCTGcatttgtaaaaatagtaattCTTAATTTGATTTCTGTATTCATATCAGTAAAATTGACAATGTTAAATCTGCATTAAGACTCGCTAGCGTTTTTTGTAAGAGCATCCGGTGACAAGTGTATACCAACGCTGCATTTTCTCTGTCGATAAAGGTTTTATTTCTCAAACACAAATAAAGGCAACGCAATTGGTGATTGTTGAAaagtatctttgaaaagtatttgcattaggtgctctgaattgtttacctccgtctgcagatagagttgggatctctaattattgaagtacttggggtttaccttttcgttttttattattatttgttgtattgataagtttcctcaagttaatgcatactttgataagatttaccttttgcgttttatctttattaagaattgttgggataagagtgaggtttgtgcacataaactggtttaaacccccagtaaatttacattttactgaccgttccaaggcggtacctaacaattcatgataaacataccaattatttatatatatatatatatagtatttatgcactgtgctgtttgtagagttttgtgctgttctatgtttcttgtgtgtgattttgtgttctatgtctttggcgtttgcccattgccactaaaccggggttatgtttaaactttttgctactgagcatgtttctgtagctttttgcatatgtATTAAACATAAACGAGCGTTATACCACCGGTGCCATGTGATATGTAAATATTCTGGAAATGAGTAATGACCTAATTAAACGCAGTTCATAGAACATTGCGACACAGACAAATTCGACGACACAAAGACTCTCACTTAACAACACAAAATTGTTCTTTCCTTTTCAAAACTAAGGACGTAgttttataagtaaaaaactAAAACCGCTTGTTCCACGGTaaagtacatgtgtatgtattttattaaatattatctgGTCATGTGTCGAAAGAGTCTCCGGACATTTCAACCTCTGGGACAATTTGACATGTCGGCACTGTCATTATATCCCCTGAGAAGTTTTGGGTATGCATATAGACCAATTATTTAACAGTATTTGAACCTTTAAACTCTTAACTTAAAATTTACTTATCTGTTTTACATTTAGGAACTGATAAAACAACTAAGTATGTAAGTCAGATAGGGACaggcaaatatatttataaaaggtCTCTGACAGGTCTGCATTGCATTAACTTCTCCATTTTGAGCGATTCCCCAATTCAAATGATAATCATAGATTAGACCAATTTTGTATTAGTCGTCATTGGTTTGCTGTCTTTGATTTTCATCATCTTATTTCGTTTCCAATTTCCACcgtttgttgttttctttccaTAAGCACCTCCGTGATGATCAGATTTCCAAAATATTGTGTTTGGCACTACTTTATTGAACCAAGCCTTTTTCAAGTGCCGCTTGTCCAAGTTCAAGGCCTGATATTATTTAACTTAGTTTATATATACTCTTTTCATTGAAAAGGCGTAGGGTTTATATTCTGAAAACGGGGTCATTTTCTTGAACTACTGATACTGCTGGTACGTGTATACCAGGGACACTCCACATGCTTAAAATTGTTATCGCTATTTCGTAACCGCTTCGTATGATGCATTCATACGAATCCGACTTGTAAGGAAGAGAACAGTGattttgtattcaataataCTGCCTTCACAATGTACTAAATGTAGACATACATATATAGCTGTAGCAAAATACACCATATTCATTTGAGAACGTCCCTCTGCGTATCCCTGTTATTTACATTGCATTATGCATTATGATGTTTATATTAGTGTTTTCGTTTCCCCCCTGTTTTCTGTGGACTTAAGACGAGAAGTATAGGATACCAATACTATGTGGaacatcataattatgaaatattaatcTGGAAAGGCTTACCCAATTTGCCAGATGAATCTTACATATATTATTGAGCCATGGTTCGTGAACTATACAAGCTCATGAACCCAGGTTCAGGAATTGGCAGTTTAGTTCTAGAGCAGAGAACCATTTTGtaattaatacattgtttttaatttgttataggTACACGATTTATCCTGggacatttgtttgaattataaatacaCCATAcagtgttttcaaataaatcaatgcATCTATAAtactaatttaaacaataactaAACATATGCCTTAATATAGAATAAGCATATGCAACATCTTCAGTAGATAAGTCAATCAAAACATTTCCTAACGGTTTCtattaattaacatttaaatcttGAATTTTGAAGACCTGACAATGTAAGTGTGTTATACACTTTGTGCTGTTAccattaattaattgtttgtcGATATATTAGCACGACAGCTgcaacaatttttaaaaattataactgtaatatttaaaaaatatcccGACATCTGACATCCTCttcaatataaaactattaagagcctaagaaaaaatacaaaaccttTGAATATTGCCCTGATCAAATGACGCttgatttaaatgtaacaataatatgaaaaacaaaaacttgtaataagaaataaatgaaagaatCCCGACCTACACACCTTTCTTTTTGGGAGTATTTGTGAGTTGGGGGTGGGATGTGGAAAAGGAaacaatcatatttgttttttcgGCCTGAGTATATTAGAAACAACCTGTGTTTCATCTATTGACTTCACATATTTCTTATGTACCCTTTCAAACTAGCCGAAATGTTTATGAATCATGTCTGACTATATTTAACCTTCTACGAGATGTAAACCGCGTTATTCGTATTTTCTGAAAACGTTGTGCAATCTGGGATTCCACTTTATGACTACTACCAAATTATTGCATCATGCAAACAAGATACATGAAAGGATATATAAAATCAAGATATTTATTATGTTCCTTTGCCAATATGACACTTTAAACGATTTTGAAGATATTGCAAACTATgcgaattattttgtttagtaATTATAAGACATTGTTGTTTTGGCTTCAGTCTTTAAATACCTTGTTAATTCATTGTTTCGTGCTGAGAGACTTTTGCTTAAAATGGTCTGTGTTTAAAAACTTAATGCTGGGATACGTGCTAGGTCAAGATCAACCCACAATGAGCGCCATTAATGTCGATAATTTCAAGGAGGACCTACATGTGATGATAcacaaatacatttcaataattCCTACGTTTGTTGCCACATGTTATTCCTCGTTGAATGTCGATAAAGCTTTAATCATTATGCATATACACAGAATCTAGGCAAGGCCCTGCAAATTCCTGTAATTCATCaacaatgtcatgttttcaatgGAAGTACAGTTTGGTTGCACTACCTACTTGGTCATGACTTAGGATACACTATTATGTATCTTAGGGCTAAAAACACGTAAGCTACTGTATCGATAAGATCAACtattataaaaagataaatacacAAAACCTAGCATGGTGatgtgttaaaaaaataaaattaatttgacaaagtaaataagaaaattttcaaaaggaaaagaaaaaatatctacCGGCAGCAGGATTCGAACCGCGTACTCCATGTTTGCAGTAGATAGGTACTCGTTTGTATCTCATGTAAAACGCCTACACAAGCgtttaataacatttgaatgttcATTGTAATTGTTTAGGTTAAAAGAATATACTTTAGAagatttctatcatttttttcgATAGCTTTTTCTATCAGGTAATTGACTAATTAAACCTGCTGTGTATTTCTTGATTcgttaatataaacaaatattctagAAAGAACAGGGatttctattttaaagaaaatgtttgaaggCATACACATTGATACATGTGGTCTAGACTAATGGTAGATATATTGGGAATCCACTGTTTCTGATTTTCGAAAAATCATAAATTTCCAGTATTGCGCATTTAACTCTCTCCTACAGAATATTAAAGCAACATTACAATATAACAAACTTGATAGGTACGCCATCTGGTTACCGAAGGTAAGTAACGTGTAACATGAACtattgttaatataattataactatttattaGGATGTTTTTATCACTTAAATAGCTGTCATAAGTGTtccattttgttcatatttacgtttttgttttatgtatatacCGTTTTtagcatttatataaaacaaaaatattacagATTTATATAAAGTTAGATATGGCGTTTACTTTACTTCCTTgtgcttttttttcaaaacaatttcatcAATCATTTGAGTAGTTTATTCGTGTTTTGTTCtcatatatgtgaatacatttctGTTTGCTAATATTAACTgaaaaactttttcaaaagtGTTTGAACATCATAAAATCATGCATCATCTTTCAGCTCGTCTGATCGTCGAAACAAAGGTCTAGGTCTAGGTATTGTCACACCCTGGGTTGCGTTGAATGCGTAGGCGTAAAATTATGACATTGGTTATAGATTAAAAACGGttcaagatttttaaaaaaacttggtaaacatgtaGGCAGAGACAATACGCACAAACATATCCCGTATctctgattttaaaatatgtctagTTATGCCccatttatcattaaataaacagACGAGCTATGTCGTTCGCTATGCAGCGCTCttgtttaatgatattataCGATTAGGCAGTATATTAATTGTTAGTATTCGATTGgcttttattgtattgttattattttattgggTTAAGGCTGTTTCGTTGCAATGACAGGGGTAGGCGAAGCTCATTTTGAAACATTCCGGAGACGTATCATTGAGTTTTCAGAGGTCCTAAAGGGATAATGTCTTTAATTGAAATCGCTGACGTATTAAACTAATATcttacatgcatttatttcaattaaatacagattatttgaaatgaaatcaaagtttaaaagaGCAGAACGTTCGAATTTTTCTATTCTGTATCGTTTGAAGTTGCGACTTAGCACTCAATAATATAGCCCTAAAAGGCTGTAATAAGGGTATTTATTGTATGTGGGTCGGGCATATGGCAACAAACAACCTTTCATATTAAGTGGCTAATTTCTTTTCATCGtgaacatattaaattattcCTTCAGAACAAAATGGTTGAAATATACTTATCTTGAAATTTTGATACAAACGATGATATCAATGGAAAGGCTAGTAACAATGCAGTATTTTAACGCGTAAATTGCTATTGATTAAATATGGGAATCgtgaaaacatttaaatcgaAAGCACTAAATATAGATTCAtgcaataattaaaaataaacggactaaatatagaattaaagcaaacatttaaaacgaaAGTAATTAGTTTCAACAAATCGAAAGTTATTTGGTTAATATATTTACGTTTAATGTTTTCTATTCACTGTGATAACAAGTGTTCAGTCCCGgttgtaaataatgtattttggatGTGACAATATTATACGCCCTTACGCATACAAAGCACGTACATAAGGGACGTGAACCGTGTAAatttgtcatgtattttaaatgaacgCTATTAAAGGATTTTTATAGCCGTACTATGGTTTTATAATTTTCTAAGTTTTAAAAACGCCGCAGTGCGACAAACCAagttctttaaatattaaatttaatgaataagGCAATTTAAGTTTGGGTATATCAATACATTCATTGAAAATGTGTTCCAATATTCATTTACAATGACATCGACTCAATTAATATAAACCTCAACGTTCTTCTTTACACATGGTACTATAATCCGGTAATAttctaaatgaataaaattaaattggtCTAAAAGCTATTTGTTAAATTACTTCAGAGaatcattgtttacaaatgACACCAATATGCGCCTAAGTAAAGAATTTGCGTCAAcgaacataaattatttatcgtaatgaaaactgatatttaatagccattaatatatttaagaagtTATATATACTATTCTGAAAAACTAACTTTTGCAATCTGTTTATTACtggttattttatattaactaTGGGCTATGTAATTGCCCAAACCATTATGCacgtattaaatgtgtttactgTATGTGTATAATGTAGCACTTCACCATACAATATATCATATGCTATACTGTTTTTGTGTAagaatcatttatataattttaaaggaCTCAACTCCTTATTTTACCAAAACACGTTACAAACTAGACTCCTTATTACACCAAAATATTCAGCAAACTCAACTCCTTATTACATAAATCGTGTAGGAATTCAAACTACATCAACCCACATTGAATTCTAGAGTTCCTATTTAAGGCGGCGATGTCTTATCCCTCGTTAATTGTTGATAAAGATAACTTCAGTATGCCATTAAAACAAACTCATGGCAATTCTATGCAATTTCCGAATGATTCGTTCCGCAATGAaagtacatgttcattttaatatagTTAAGTTTGGAATCCACTATTTCTCATTTTcgaaaaatcataaaatacctgcaaagccatttttttattaattggttaacggattcttttctgaaaaaaagtcGGACGGGTGTTGGGAAAAAAACCCGAATCCAgacaattaattcattttttacaacacatgtatttttcatagtgATTGGGGCGAAACCAAAAACccaaaatatcaacaaacagAAAAGACATGTTCATAGACACATATGAAAACAGAcacttaaaatgaataaatgcttaagtatgttttgttttctatgcaACACAATGTCTTCAATGCctcaatattatattaaattttgatatgtatttaaGTGCTCACTTTATCATACAAATGTTTGGCTTAACAGTCCAATTTTCTCTCCTACCAATTTGgatataaattaatgtaatcatgatataagcattttattcaCTTCACATAACTAAAACcatgttaaacaaaaacatgtaggAAACTCATCTACTTATTACACCTAAAcgtgtagcaacttaaaccatattaaaccaaaacattcagcaatctcaacaccttattacaccttaacgtgtagcaacttaaaccatattgaaccaaaacattcagcaatctcaacaccttattacacctaaacgcgtagcaactaaaaccatattgaaccaaaacattaagcaatctcaacaccttattacaccttaacgtgtagcaacttaaaccatattaaaccaaaacattcagcaatctcaacaccttattacaccttaacgcgtagcaacttaaaccatattgaaccaaaacattcagcaatctcaacaccttattacaccttaacgctgtagcaacttaaaccatattgaaccaaaacattcagcaatctcaacaccttattacaccttaacgtgtagcaacttaaaccatattaaaccaaaacattcagcaatctcaacaccttattacaccttaacgtgtagcaacttaaaccatattgaaccaaaacattcagcaatctcaacaccttattacaccttaacgtgtagcaacttaaaccatattgaaccaaaacattcagcaatctcaacaccttattacaccttaacgcgtagcaacttaaaccatattgaaccaaaacattcagcaatctcaacaccttattacaccttaacgtgtagcaactaaaaccatattaaaccaaaacattcagcaatctcaacaccttattacaccttaacgcgtagcaactaaaaccatattaaaccaaaacattccgcaatctcaacaccttattacacctaaacgcgtagcaactaaaaccatattaaaccaaaacattcagcaatctcaacaccttattacacctaaACGTGTAGCAactaaaaccatattaaaccaaaacattcagcaatctcaacaccttattacaccttaacgcgtagcaacttaaaccatattgaaccaaaacattcagcaatctcaacaccttattacacctaaacgcgtagcaacttaaaccatattgaaccaaaacattcagcaatctcaacaccttattacaccttaacgcgtagcaactaaaaccatattgaaccaaaacattcagcaatctcaacaccttattacaccttaacgcgtagcaactaaaaccatattgaaccaaaacattaagcaatctcaacaccttattacaccttaacgtgtagcaactaaaaccatattaaaccaaaacattcagcaatctcaacaccttattacaccttaacgcgtagcaactaaaaccatattgaaccaaaacattcagcaatctcaacaccttattacaccttaacgtgtagcaactaaaaccatattaaccaaaacattcagcaatctcaacaccgtattacaccttaacgtgtagcaactaaaaccatattaaaccaaaacattcagcaatctcaacaccttattacaccttaacgtgtagcaactaaaaccatattaaaccaaaacattcagcaatctcaacaccttattacaccttaacgtgtagcaactaaaaccatattgaaccaaaacattcag
This genomic stretch from Mya arenaria isolate MELC-2E11 chromosome 10, ASM2691426v1 harbors:
- the LOC128207027 gene encoding CUB and zona pellucida-like domain-containing protein 1 isoform X1, yielding MRFSPTNARFVRLEMPDSIYDIPIVLCEVEVFGYSTNGCDDGTYGQNCSEMCGNCLNNSVCDPVNGSCPSGCDKGFMGLRCIEIDYINLAIQHGCTSYSWNISMDLALLQQKFPNITESDVFLGGSSCKGVINGTLLEFEYDFTQCHTSKQKHDDFFVYNNRLVYAKFDEDNAMIIRQHIWEYEVECDLVTSGQSSSHIHHGVHHDHAITVQNNINLAFYSDANFADQIKGNPVEVHTGDNVYVKVFTTIADWSMKLRLHSCFTRQTSSGAATNYFLIKDGCEVDKYTHIMSQSTHETTFMFQDFEYSSDLEGLDVFCNATLCDTSDFTPRCMQSCNRLFQRPNVVG
- the LOC128207027 gene encoding CUB and zona pellucida-like domain-containing protein 1 isoform X2; translated protein: MLSIIKMRRIWCVLVLTQYVTVAFDLGCDDGTYGQNCSEMCGNCLNNSVCDPVNGSCPSGCDKGFMGLRCIEIDYINLAIQHGCTSYSWNISMDLALLQQKFPNITESDVFLGGSSCKGVINGTLLEFEYDFTQCHTSKQKHDDFFVYNNRLVYAKFDEDNAMIIRQHIWEYEVECDLVTSGQSSSHIHHGVHHDHAITVQNNINLAFYSDANFADQIKGNPVEVHTGDNVYVKVFTTIADWSMKLRLHSCFTRQTSSGAATNYFLIKDGCEVDKYTHIMSQSTHETTFMFQDFEYSSDLEGLDVFCNATLCDTSDFTPRCMQSCNRLFQRPNVVG